The Cylindrospermopsis curvispora GIHE-G1 genome contains a region encoding:
- a CDS encoding Uma2 family endonuclease — protein sequence MATLLSESKSQTGLVISWEALPDDFQLEDEPVDNTGQPLLAGALCESLEISGFIEPQMLIAVNFALCATLNAQFIAKAPDWLYIPSVKEILPGRKSYTPHLEGDIPAVVMEFLSDKEGGEYSFKRTYPPGKWFFYEQILQVPIYIIFDPDGGLIEYYQLENERYELKQPDENGRHWIKSMGLFLGTWQGTKEGRTGYWLRWWDKTGNLLPWSLELIEQERQRAEQERQRAEQEHQRAEQERQRAEQERQRAEQERQEKERLIAYLRSQGVDPNNLPNHAG from the coding sequence ATGGCAACCCTACTCAGTGAAAGTAAATCACAGACGGGACTAGTTATCTCATGGGAAGCGTTACCCGATGATTTTCAACTAGAGGATGAACCAGTGGACAATACAGGACAACCACTTTTAGCAGGTGCTTTGTGTGAAAGTTTAGAAATCAGTGGTTTTATTGAACCACAGATGTTAATAGCTGTTAATTTTGCTTTATGTGCCACATTAAATGCTCAATTTATCGCCAAAGCACCAGATTGGCTATATATACCTTCAGTTAAAGAAATATTGCCAGGACGCAAAAGCTATACACCCCATTTAGAAGGGGATATACCAGCTGTGGTTATGGAATTTTTGTCAGATAAAGAGGGCGGAGAATACTCATTTAAACGTACCTATCCGCCGGGAAAATGGTTTTTTTATGAACAGATATTACAAGTTCCTATTTATATAATTTTTGATCCAGATGGAGGATTAATAGAATATTATCAACTGGAAAATGAACGTTACGAACTAAAGCAACCAGACGAAAATGGTCGTCATTGGATTAAGTCAATGGGACTATTTTTAGGAACTTGGCAAGGTACAAAAGAAGGCCGTACTGGCTATTGGTTGCGATGGTGGGATAAAACAGGTAATTTGTTACCTTGGTCCTTAGAACTGATTGAACAGGAACGTCAACGAGCAGAACAGGAACGTCAACGAGCAGAACAGGAACATCAACGAGCAGAACAGGAACGTCAACGAGCAGAGCAGGAACGTCAACGAGCAGAACAGGAACGTCAGGAAAAAGAAAGGTTAATAGCTTATTTGCGATCGCAAGGAGTTGATCCTAATAATTTACCTAATCATGCTGGGTAA
- a CDS encoding Uma2 family endonuclease — translation MATLLSESKSQTGLVISWEALPDDFQLEDEPVDNTGQPLLAGALCESLEISGFIEPQMLIAVNFALCATLNAQFIAKAPDWLYIPSVKEILPGRKSYTPHLEGDIPAVVMEFLSDKEGGEYSFKRTYPPGKWFFYEQILQVPIYIIFDPDGGLIEYYQLENERYELKQPDENGRHWIKSMGLFLGTWQGTKEGRTGYWLRWWDKTGNLLPWSLELIEQERQRAEQERQRAEQEHQRAEQERQRAEQEHQRAEQERQRAEQEHQRAEQEHQEKERLIAYLRSQGVDPNNLPNHAG, via the coding sequence ATGGCAACCCTACTCAGTGAAAGTAAATCACAGACGGGACTAGTTATCTCATGGGAAGCGTTACCCGATGATTTTCAACTAGAGGATGAACCAGTGGACAATACAGGACAACCACTTTTAGCAGGTGCTTTGTGTGAAAGTTTAGAAATCAGTGGTTTTATTGAACCACAGATGTTAATAGCTGTTAATTTTGCTTTATGTGCCACATTAAATGCTCAATTTATCGCCAAAGCACCAGATTGGCTATATATACCTTCAGTTAAAGAAATATTGCCAGGACGCAAAAGCTATACACCCCATTTAGAAGGGGATATACCAGCTGTGGTTATGGAATTTTTGTCAGATAAAGAGGGCGGAGAATATTCATTTAAACGTACCTATCCGCCGGGAAAATGGTTTTTTTATGAACAGATATTACAAGTTCCTATTTATATAATCTTTGATCCAGATGGAGGATTAATAGAATATTATCAACTGGAAAATGAACGTTACGAACTAAAGCAACCAGACGAAAATGGTCGTCATTGGATTAAGTCAATGGGACTATTTTTAGGAACTTGGCAAGGTACAAAAGAAGGCCGTACTGGCTATTGGTTGCGATGGTGGGATAAAACAGGTAATTTGTTACCTTGGTCCTTAGAACTGATTGAACAGGAACGTCAACGAGCAGAACAGGAACGTCAACGAGCAGAACAGGAACATCAACGAGCAGAGCAGGAACGTCAACGAGCAGAACAAGAACATCAACGAGCAGAACAGGAACGTCAACGAGCAGAACAAGAACATCAACGAGCAGAACAGGAACATCAGGAAAAAGAAAGGTTAATAGCTTATTTGCGATCGCAGGGAGTTGATCCTAATAATTTACCTAATCATGCTGGGTAA
- a CDS encoding Uma2 family endonuclease yields the protein MATLLSESKSQTGLVISWEALPDDFQLEDEPVDNTGQPLLAGALCESLEISGFIEPQMLIAVNFALCATLNAQFIAKAPDWLYIPSVKEILPGRKSYTPHLEGDIPAVVMEFLSDKEGGEYSFKRTYPPGKWFFYEQILQVPIYIIFDPDGGLIEYYQLENERYELKQPDENGRHWIKSMGLFLGTWQGTKEGRTGYWLRWWDKTGNLLPWSLELIEQERQRAEQERQRAEQERQRAEQEHQRAEQERQEKERLIAYLRSQGIDPHNLPNHAG from the coding sequence ATGGCAACCCTACTCAGTGAAAGTAAATCACAGACGGGACTGGTTATCTCATGGGAAGCGTTACCCGATGATTTTCAACTAGAGGATGAACCAGTGGACAATACAGGACAACCACTTTTAGCAGGTGCTTTATGTGAAAGTTTAGAAATCAGTGGTTTTATTGAACCACAGATGTTAATAGCTGTTAATTTTGCTTTATGTGCCACATTAAATGCTCAATTTATTGCCAAAGCACCAGATTGGCTATATATACCTTCAGTTAAAGAAATATTGCCAGGACGCAAAAGCTATACACCCCATTTAGAAGGGGATATACCAGCTGTGGTTATGGAATTTTTGTCAGATAAAGAGGGCGGAGAATACTCATTTAAACGTACCTATCCGCCGGGAAAATGGTTTTTTTATGAACAGATATTACAAGTTCCTATTTATATAATTTTTGATCCAGATGGAGGATTAATAGAATATTATCAACTGGAAAATGAACGTTACGAACTAAAGCAACCAGACGAAAATGGTCGTCATTGGATTAAGTCAATGGGACTATTTTTAGGAACTTGGCAAGGTACAAAAGAAGGCCGTACTGGCTATTGGTTGCGATGGTGGGATAAAACAGGTAATTTGTTACCTTGGTCCTTAGAACTGATTGAACAGGAACGTCAACGAGCAGAGCAGGAACGTCAACGAGCAGAACAGGAACGTCAACGAGCAGAGCAGGAACATCAACGAGCAGAGCAGGAACGTCAGGAAAAAGAAAGGTTAATAGCTTATTTGCGATCGCAAGGAATTGATCCTCATAATTTACCTAATCATGCTGGGTAA
- a CDS encoding AAA-like domain-containing protein, which translates to MPKHFNTAGPCKANIHYMLSPTARLPDLKALIDGENYFIIHAPRQVGKTTAMIALAQELTDSGEYTAIMLSVEVGAGFSHNPQQAEQVILEEWKQAIKFYLPKELQPSYWPERGADSGIGKTLSEWSGQSPRPLVIFLDEIDSLTDEALIFILRQLRSGFPRRPQGFPHSVGLIGMRDVRDYKVKSGGSERLNTSSPFNIKAESLTLSNFTLSEVEELYLQHTQATGQVFTTEGIQQSFYLTDGQPWLVNALARQATQVLVKDLTQPITAEVINQAKENLIQRQDTHLDSLAERLREERVKTIIEPILAGEDLPDVPQDDIRYVLDLGLCRDRGHGLEIANPIYQEVLPLVLSYTTRVSIGVIEPRWLNEQGELLPDELLEAFLEFWRQHGEPLLKSAPYHEIAPHLVLMAFLHRVVNGGGTLEREYAIGSGRMDICLRYGKVVMGIELKVRKEKLDPLTQGLIQLDKYLDGLGLDTGWLVIFDRRPGLPPMGERISTEEAISPGGRTITVIRS; encoded by the coding sequence ATGCCCAAACACTTTAACACTGCTGGACCATGTAAAGCTAATATCCACTATATGCTCTCCCCCACTGCTCGCCTACCGGATTTGAAAGCGCTAATTGATGGAGAAAATTACTTTATCATTCATGCACCGCGACAAGTAGGCAAAACCACGGCTATGATAGCTCTAGCTCAAGAATTGACTGATAGTGGGGAATACACCGCCATCATGCTCTCTGTGGAAGTAGGAGCAGGGTTTTCCCATAATCCCCAGCAAGCGGAGCAGGTTATTTTGGAAGAATGGAAACAGGCGATCAAATTTTACTTACCCAAAGAACTGCAACCATCCTATTGGCCAGAGCGTGGAGCAGACTCAGGAATAGGCAAAACTTTAAGTGAGTGGTCTGGCCAATCTCCAAGACCTCTTGTAATCTTTTTAGATGAAATAGATTCCCTAACAGATGAAGCTTTAATCTTTATTTTAAGACAATTACGTTCCGGTTTTCCCCGTCGTCCCCAGGGGTTTCCCCATTCGGTCGGATTAATTGGTATGCGGGATGTGCGGGACTATAAGGTTAAATCCGGTGGAAGTGAAAGACTTAATACCTCCAGTCCCTTCAATATCAAGGCTGAATCCTTAACTTTAAGTAATTTTACTTTATCAGAAGTGGAAGAACTTTACTTACAACATACGCAGGCTACGGGACAGGTGTTTACCACAGAAGGAATTCAACAGTCATTTTATTTAACCGATGGACAACCGTGGTTAGTCAACGCCCTAGCTCGTCAAGCTACCCAGGTTTTGGTGAAAGATCTAACCCAACCCATTACCGCTGAGGTGATTAACCAGGCTAAGGAAAATCTCATTCAGCGCCAGGATACCCATTTAGATAGTTTGGCAGAAAGATTACGGGAAGAGCGGGTCAAAACCATTATTGAACCAATTTTAGCAGGTGAAGATTTACCTGATGTACCCCAGGATGATATTCGTTATGTCCTGGATTTAGGACTGTGTCGAGACCGGGGACATGGCTTAGAAATTGCCAATCCAATTTATCAGGAAGTTCTACCTTTGGTGTTGAGTTACACAACCAGGGTTTCCATTGGAGTTATTGAACCTCGTTGGCTAAATGAACAGGGGGAACTATTACCCGATGAATTATTGGAAGCATTTCTGGAGTTTTGGCGACAACATGGGGAACCACTACTCAAAAGTGCGCCCTATCATGAGATTGCTCCCCATTTAGTGTTAATGGCATTTTTACATCGGGTGGTAAATGGTGGTGGTACGTTAGAACGGGAATATGCCATTGGTTCTGGAAGGATGGATATTTGTTTACGCTATGGCAAAGTGGTGATGGGCATAGAGTTAAAGGTGCGGAAAGAAAAGTTAGATCCGCTAACCCAGGGTTTGATTCAATTGGATAAATATCTGGATGGTTTAGGATTGGATACAGGTTGGTTAGTGATTTTCGATCGCCGTCCTGGATTACCACCCATGGGAGAGAGAATTAGTACGGAGGAAGCTATTAGTCCAGGGGGACGCACTATTACCGTTATTCGTAGTTAG
- the psbA gene encoding photosystem II q(b) protein, with amino-acid sequence MTTAIQQRQSANVWDRFCEFITSTNNRLYIGWFGVLMIPTLLAATTCFIIAFIAAPPVDIDGIREPVAGSLMYGNNIISGAVVPSSNAIGLHFYPIWEAASLDEWLYNGGPYQLVIFHFLIGVACYLGREWELSFRLGMRPWICVAFSAPLAAATAVFLIYPIGQGSFSDGMPLGISGTFNFMIVFQAEHNILMHPFHMLGVAGVFGGSLFSAMHGSLVTSSLVRETTETESQNYGYKFGQEEETYNIVAAHGYFGRLIFQYASFNNSRSLHFFLAAWPVVGIWFTALGVSTMAFNLNGFNFNQSIIDSQGRVIGTWADVINRANLGMEVMHERNAHNFPLDLAAGEVAPVALTAPAING; translated from the coding sequence ATGACCACTGCCATTCAACAGCGCCAAAGCGCCAACGTATGGGATCGCTTCTGTGAGTTTATCACCAGCACCAACAACCGCCTTTACATTGGTTGGTTCGGGGTGTTAATGATCCCCACCCTTCTCGCAGCTACCACTTGCTTCATCATCGCTTTTATTGCTGCTCCCCCCGTAGACATCGACGGTATTCGCGAACCCGTAGCTGGTTCCTTGATGTATGGTAACAACATCATCTCCGGTGCTGTGGTTCCCTCCTCCAACGCCATTGGCTTGCACTTCTACCCCATTTGGGAAGCTGCATCCTTGGATGAATGGTTATACAACGGTGGTCCTTACCAACTAGTAATTTTCCACTTCTTGATTGGTGTAGCCTGCTACCTAGGTCGTGAATGGGAATTATCCTTCCGTTTAGGCATGCGTCCTTGGATTTGCGTAGCATTCTCCGCTCCCTTGGCAGCAGCTACCGCAGTATTCTTAATCTACCCCATCGGACAAGGTTCATTCTCTGATGGTATGCCCTTAGGTATCTCTGGAACCTTCAACTTCATGATTGTGTTCCAAGCAGAGCATAACATCCTCATGCACCCCTTCCACATGTTAGGAGTAGCAGGTGTATTTGGTGGTAGCTTGTTCAGCGCTATGCACGGTTCCTTGGTAACATCTTCCTTAGTAAGAGAAACAACTGAAACCGAGTCTCAGAACTATGGTTACAAGTTCGGACAAGAGGAAGAAACCTACAACATCGTAGCAGCACACGGTTACTTCGGTCGCTTGATATTCCAATATGCTTCATTCAACAACAGCCGTTCACTACACTTCTTCTTGGCAGCATGGCCAGTAGTGGGAATCTGGTTTACAGCACTGGGTGTAAGCACCATGGCATTCAACCTGAATGGATTCAACTTCAACCAATCCATCATTGATTCTCAAGGTCGTGTAATCGGTACATGGGCGGATGTAATTAACCGCGCTAACCTGGGTATGGAAGTAATGCACGAGCGTAACGCCCATAACTTCCCCTTAGACCTAGCTGCTGGTGAAGTAGCTCCTGTAGCGTTAACCGCCCCCGCAATCAACGGTTAA
- a CDS encoding pentapeptide repeat-containing protein gives MECDLTGANLRNADLDSANLDRADLTGADLRNAALRNADLRLANLDDADLEGADLEGANLEAAHLWHARLRCADLKGANLVDADLEGADLEGADLEGADLEAANLTGTNITGANITCDRTF, from the coding sequence ATAGAATGTGATCTTACAGGTGCTAACCTCAGAAATGCTGACCTCGACAGTGCTAACCTTGACCGTGCTGACCTCACGGGTGCCGACCTCAGAAATGCTGCACTCAGAAACGCTGACCTCAGGCTTGCCAACCTCGACGATGCTGACCTTGAAGGTGCTGACCTCGAAGGTGCTAACCTCGAAGCTGCTCACCTCTGGCATGCTAGGCTTAGGTGTGCTGACCTCAAAGGTGCTAACCTCGTAGATGCTGACCTCGAAGGTGCTGACCTCGAAGGTGCTGACCTCGAAGGTGCTGACCTCGAAGCTGCTAACCTCACGGGTACTAACATCACGGGTGCTAACATCACATGCGATCGCACATTCTGA
- a CDS encoding tetratricopeptide repeat protein gives MNIKRLVSVGMIVATIGINSKAFAQNQEYGTQRVSEIPNAFPEFTIPRNIKLVECFNNLNFDSDKATLRYLNRTLKGSPNNPCLYLARGLTYMNLGRIQAAKTDFDTFIGMDSNFPYVYVFRGFCFMLLNSPVTAISDLRKASGLFEAQGNLSFMELLNGLIKNLELLSNP, from the coding sequence ATGAACATTAAAAGATTAGTGTCTGTAGGGATGATTGTGGCTACCATAGGGATTAACTCTAAAGCATTTGCTCAAAACCAAGAGTATGGGACACAAAGAGTGAGTGAGATACCTAATGCGTTTCCTGAATTCACGATTCCTAGGAATATAAAATTGGTTGAATGTTTCAATAATTTGAACTTTGACAGTGACAAAGCAACTCTCAGATATTTAAATAGGACTTTAAAGGGATCACCAAATAATCCTTGTCTATATCTTGCTAGAGGATTAACCTATATGAATCTAGGTAGAATCCAAGCAGCTAAAACTGATTTTGACACATTCATCGGTATGGATTCTAACTTCCCTTATGTATATGTGTTTCGTGGATTTTGCTTTATGCTTTTAAATAGTCCAGTAACTGCTATTAGCGATTTAAGAAAGGCTTCTGGTTTATTTGAGGCCCAAGGGAATCTTAGTTTTATGGAATTGTTAAATGGTTTAATCAAAAACTTAGAACTATTAAGCAATCCCTAA
- a CDS encoding YbjN domain-containing protein, with protein MNRYITRNFIACALAVSGILTTDCFIPKLSPVLAQTSSGSGLLDATMPYTILSIAKQYGPASIGKDRQGDPMITGTIKDTKYIIYFYGCVDGKDCDDILFYAGWERRKDNISRTLLEINKWNADTRYGKGYLDEEGDPCLEMVVNIDYGVSRKNLEDSFNWWEKATTSFFRDIVED; from the coding sequence ATGAATAGGTACATAACCCGTAATTTTATTGCTTGCGCTCTTGCTGTATCTGGAATTTTAACCACTGATTGCTTTATTCCTAAATTATCGCCCGTTTTGGCACAAACTAGCTCTGGTTCTGGGCTGCTTGATGCCACTATGCCATATACAATACTAAGTATAGCCAAGCAATATGGCCCTGCATCTATAGGAAAGGATAGACAAGGGGATCCAATGATTACAGGGACAATAAAAGACACCAAGTACATCATTTACTTTTATGGATGTGTGGACGGTAAAGATTGCGATGATATACTGTTTTATGCGGGATGGGAAAGGAGGAAAGATAATATATCTAGAACATTGCTTGAGATTAATAAATGGAATGCTGATACAAGATATGGCAAGGGATATTTAGATGAAGAAGGGGATCCCTGTTTGGAAATGGTAGTGAACATAGATTATGGTGTATCCAGGAAAAATTTAGAGGATAGTTTTAACTGGTGGGAAAAAGCTACTACCTCCTTCTTTAGGGATATAGTTGAGGATTAA
- a CDS encoding tetratricopeptide repeat protein yields the protein MKIKETLVSLILVGGAMTIGSQAIAEDFSSIKNSSPLNASSQLWQTNNPGVNNFNGYGQFTQLGLSRYTQDGIPYKIQNVQVSSSDVCEYINMAISAFGSGDFQKAKMILDVVVELDPNTSYAYVLRGLSFLMLESPKSALTNLEKGVSLLIREDDSESQYLAEMVNNLIPMVKLLYSL from the coding sequence ATGAAGATTAAAGAAACATTAGTGAGCCTAATTCTCGTCGGTGGAGCTATGACTATAGGTTCCCAAGCCATAGCCGAAGATTTCTCCAGCATTAAAAATAGTTCCCCACTAAATGCATCATCTCAATTATGGCAAACTAATAACCCAGGGGTGAACAATTTCAATGGTTACGGGCAGTTCACACAACTCGGCTTATCCAGGTATACCCAAGATGGAATCCCATATAAGATACAAAACGTGCAGGTATCTTCAAGTGACGTTTGTGAATATATTAACATGGCAATTTCTGCCTTTGGTTCTGGTGATTTCCAAAAGGCAAAGATGATACTTGATGTGGTTGTTGAGCTTGACCCTAACACTAGTTATGCCTATGTTCTCCGAGGCTTATCATTCCTCATGCTAGAGAGTCCAAAATCTGCTCTGACCAACTTAGAAAAAGGTGTCAGCTTACTCATTCGAGAAGATGATTCAGAATCTCAATACCTAGCAGAGATGGTAAATAACCTAATTCCAATGGTTAAACTTCTTTACTCCTTATAG